The Colias croceus chromosome 18, ilColCroc2.1 genome has a window encoding:
- the LOC123699574 gene encoding uncharacterized protein LOC123699574: MEKLRRSLESSIMNRISSDLNCIKQEIISLKDSITFINSRYDDFSKTISTLEKNVKSFATTATEVSNLKDSIKSLENDNNTKEQWSRRSNIEIYGIPEKKGENLFEILKVIGEKFQFPLNLSSDLDFITRVAPKDRDNKQIKPIVVRFQARYKKDDFLTQARKLKLKACDIGYSGNNSFIHFNDHLTRANKVLLKRTKELAKERNYKFVWVKNCSIMVRQADNTPLIHISDYKDLNKIK; this comes from the coding sequence ATGGAAAAGTTGCGCCGCTCTTTGGAGTCGTCAATTATGAATAGAATTTCGTcagatttaaattgtattaagcaagaaattattagtttaaaagaCAGTATCACATTTATAAACAGTAGATATGATGACTTCAGCAAAACTATTTCAACgcttgaaaaaaatgttaaatcttTTGCTACAACGGCTACTGAGGTCTCAAATCTAAAAGATAGTATTAAAAGCTtagaaaatgataataatacaaagGAGCAGTGGTCCAGACGttcaaatattgaaatttatggTATACCTGAAAAAAAGGGCGAAAATCTCTTTGAAATCCTAAAAGTCATAGGTGAAAAATTTCAATTCCCATTAAACCTAAGCAGTGATTTGGATTTTATCACACGTGTCGCTCCGAAAGATAgagataataaacaaattaaacccATCGTTGTGAGATTTCAGGCTCGTTACAAAAAAGACGATTTCCTAACCCAAGCgagaaaattaaaactaaaagccTGTGATATTGGCTATTCTGGCAACAACTCTTTTATTCACTTCAACGACCATTTGACTAGAGCCAATAAAGTCTTGCTAAAACGTACCAAGGAATTGGCGAAGGAAAGAAACTACAAGTTCGTATGGGTTAAGAACTGTTCGATCATGGTTCGTCAGGCGGATAACACACCGTTGATTCACATCTCagattataaagatttaaacaagataaaataa